TGGGCCCGTGAAGACTTACTTTAAAAGAGCTGGAAGCTGGTTATAGTCTTCATCTCTAGCCTCACCAGCAAGAATATCCAAAAGCTGATGGGCATAATTTGGGTTGCATTGCACAAATAGTTATTCAAATTTTCGACCAATAATACTTAATCATTTCCTGCTGAAAGTCACTTTGTGTATACGTTTTTCATTAGAGCAAATTCGAGGTTGATGTACGGGGCGTAGCGACGCGACCCTTCGCGTTTCTTCATTGAATTAGGCTGTTCTGTCGGCGAGTCGCGAAGGGTCGCGTCGCTACGCCCCGTACTCTGACTATGAAACCGCTGTAATACTGGCGTGCAGGCGCTCGTGATTATAGTAGTCAAAATAGTCGGCCACGCTGGCTTGGGCATCAGCCAAGTTGGCAAAAACGGGTCGTTCGCGGACTTCGAGCACTTCGGTTTTGAGGCGCGACCAGAGGCTCCCAAAACCTATAGCCGGTTTTCAGCCTGCGCATTATCGTAGCAATCGCCCCGGCGGCTCTGCGAGCGCAGGGCCTCGTGGT
The sequence above is drawn from the Hymenobacter baengnokdamensis genome and encodes:
- a CDS encoding integrase core domain-containing protein, with translation MLEVRERPVFANLADAQASVADYFDYYNHERLHASITAVS